One region of Qingrenia yutianensis genomic DNA includes:
- a CDS encoding beta-galactosidase yields the protein MKKFLHFALAVSIILSSFAFESVFASQHHFTLFLQDEYYVYKNGYDADDAGLSDRNKIKKISADSGYEMCFSDASYTGKTRFGLDFYASDGANAEISLIGADISDITEKSELGKIKICRNENLKKLSVFYYNKNGAEQSTDCAFDENARYGIDFEIDTNLKKFDVLVYKNIERTLYEYLIEDCPLDIKSETVGINGIRISAKGAEFNLDNLFVQRSRRAVENKVGAYAGGKILTVCANNPKGEKPCTAYVVFYDENGVMQSTKTFTRKKFYDSYFERQFALESEKNGTYKVYVWEDGILKPAAVKNTLLIDGGFDTDGAIFTENFEDDFVDNDLILSGNKLVNGWSFGRWGNSESAYDTGVTADEKSDGNYSLKIASVQKGRAGITKKIALPEKGFRLSFDIKTSENYSGNYPKILFLCYNAQNQFFSLAGEDMQMQVKNGEWVHNTINIDCRDFPEETAKVEIAFVTQYDNSGKTAQGFVYLDSIKADNYYFYTECDNKISADGAETPFAWYEKGSAVTYTVHSSSYKDMDYIEGIVYNSYGEEVARVKTDSADDGEKWSYTPDGAGFYSIVFFLSTKTGKRICEYTPMKMYYNSVSGKIDYLKWHRKDFYVTPHSRVNMADRNGFFGLSISPDTARYYYDIADKIGFSFLRLHEIDWRKAEPQNGTYDWSGLDGVFNYLKNSDDMMFDIIGNVVRTPKWASSNADSDKYYGYIPSDMTYFTDFMTDIINRYGGYVDTWEIYNEPHLPGGSVFWNDTAENYVKLLKAGYETAKSETNGNAGVIMGGIGARRYLSFYRRFIESGGYNYTDKLVMHGKDIDPWNYNAVTDKYGIEPKGVIDSESHMALLSTADGDIYFTEKESALNILKEYLKEIKYGVEKNAVFTLGSIASCEEIDYYKSYVTSAEQQFNILRGKPEVSPRFMTAVIHNLINFADKNTVYEDEYKLGDINIVRLKTGNDTSLILWADELKPFDCPESVKNLIGENTLVTDWEGRNANVSDIGKKSENVYFIKNADASKINFESAKNDKIYNGSVLYCDYEMKKSANESFTAKGTAGEIFDHSSGAEKQAEFVTEGWKNDGASFAVSRCTDGVDFIIKTENPDPYFAYYGDGITIGIDTFANGIRTDLSEFSLKTHGTEDNISCALIKTESPEIGGDLPGGYTQKGGKVVRCKLFVTHNGGVTTYKVHIDASELYPWYADNGTLAVSFKINNYDTNGNLVSQNYWGQGERYSVWEVYNFGRVAFE from the coding sequence ATGAAAAAATTTTTGCATTTTGCACTGGCAGTTTCAATTATATTAAGCTCGTTTGCGTTTGAAAGCGTTTTTGCCTCACAGCACCATTTCACGCTGTTTTTGCAGGACGAATACTATGTTTACAAAAACGGTTATGATGCTGATGATGCAGGTCTTTCGGACAGAAACAAAATCAAAAAAATAAGCGCAGACAGCGGATATGAAATGTGTTTTTCCGACGCGTCATATACGGGCAAGACGCGTTTCGGGCTTGATTTTTACGCGTCGGATGGTGCAAATGCGGAAATTTCGCTCATCGGCGCGGATATTTCGGATATTACCGAAAAAAGCGAACTCGGCAAAATCAAAATATGCAGGAATGAAAATTTAAAAAAGCTTTCGGTTTTTTATTATAACAAAAACGGCGCCGAGCAAAGCACCGACTGCGCGTTTGACGAAAATGCGCGCTACGGCATTGACTTTGAAATCGACACAAATTTAAAGAAATTCGACGTGCTTGTTTATAAAAATATCGAGCGCACGCTTTATGAATATCTTATCGAGGACTGTCCGCTCGATATAAAATCCGAAACGGTCGGCATAAACGGCATCAGAATAAGCGCGAAAGGCGCGGAATTTAACCTTGATAATCTTTTTGTGCAAAGGAGCCGCCGAGCGGTTGAAAACAAGGTCGGTGCGTATGCGGGCGGCAAAATTCTGACCGTCTGCGCAAACAATCCGAAGGGCGAAAAGCCGTGCACCGCATATGTTGTTTTTTATGATGAAAACGGAGTTATGCAAAGCACAAAAACGTTCACGCGCAAAAAATTTTACGACAGCTATTTTGAACGTCAGTTTGCGCTTGAAAGTGAGAAAAACGGAACATATAAAGTTTACGTCTGGGAGGACGGCATATTAAAGCCCGCCGCGGTGAAAAACACTCTTTTGATTGATGGCGGTTTTGACACTGACGGTGCGATTTTCACCGAAAATTTTGAAGATGATTTTGTTGACAACGACCTTATTTTAAGCGGAAACAAACTTGTAAACGGCTGGTCGTTCGGAAGATGGGGAAACAGTGAAAGCGCATATGACACGGGCGTTACAGCAGACGAAAAATCGGACGGTAATTATTCTTTGAAAATTGCGTCGGTGCAAAAGGGCAGAGCGGGCATTACCAAAAAAATCGCACTTCCCGAAAAGGGCTTCAGGCTTTCGTTCGACATAAAAACGTCGGAGAATTATTCGGGCAACTATCCCAAAATTCTGTTTTTGTGCTACAATGCGCAAAATCAGTTTTTCTCGCTCGCCGGTGAGGATATGCAAATGCAGGTTAAAAACGGCGAGTGGGTGCACAACACAATAAATATCGACTGCCGGGATTTCCCCGAAGAAACTGCGAAAGTTGAGATTGCGTTTGTCACGCAGTACGACAATTCGGGCAAAACTGCGCAAGGGTTTGTTTATCTTGACAGCATAAAAGCGGACAACTACTACTTTTACACCGAATGTGACAATAAAATATCGGCAGACGGTGCAGAAACACCGTTCGCGTGGTATGAAAAGGGCAGTGCGGTGACATATACCGTGCACAGTTCGTCATACAAGGATATGGATTATATCGAGGGCATTGTGTATAATTCGTACGGCGAGGAGGTTGCGCGTGTTAAAACCGACAGTGCGGATGACGGCGAAAAATGGAGTTACACCCCCGACGGCGCGGGATTTTACAGTATTGTTTTCTTTTTGAGCACAAAAACGGGCAAGCGAATTTGCGAATACACGCCTATGAAGATGTATTACAATTCTGTTTCGGGCAAAATCGACTATTTAAAATGGCACAGAAAAGATTTTTACGTAACACCGCACAGCCGTGTGAATATGGCGGACAGAAACGGATTTTTCGGACTTTCCATAAGTCCCGATACGGCAAGATATTACTATGACATTGCCGATAAAATCGGATTTTCGTTTCTGCGTCTGCACGAAATTGACTGGCGCAAGGCGGAACCGCAAAACGGCACATACGACTGGTCGGGTCTTGACGGTGTGTTTAACTACCTTAAAAACAGTGACGATATGATGTTTGACATTATCGGAAACGTTGTAAGAACGCCGAAATGGGCGTCGTCAAACGCGGACAGTGATAAATATTACGGATACATTCCGAGCGATATGACGTATTTTACCGATTTTATGACCGATATAATAAACCGATACGGCGGATATGTTGACACCTGGGAGATATACAACGAACCGCATCTTCCGGGCGGAAGCGTGTTCTGGAACGACACCGCCGAAAACTATGTAAAGCTTTTAAAGGCAGGCTACGAAACGGCGAAGTCGGAAACAAACGGCAACGCCGGGGTGATTATGGGCGGTATCGGCGCACGGCGCTATCTTTCGTTTTACAGACGGTTTATCGAGAGCGGAGGATATAACTATACCGACAAGCTTGTTATGCACGGCAAGGACATTGACCCGTGGAATTACAACGCGGTGACCGATAAATACGGCATTGAGCCGAAAGGCGTTATCGACAGCGAGTCGCATATGGCGCTTCTTTCCACCGCGGACGGCGATATATATTTCACCGAAAAGGAAAGCGCGTTAAACATTCTCAAAGAGTATTTGAAAGAGATAAAATACGGCGTTGAGAAAAATGCGGTGTTCACTTTGGGAAGCATTGCAAGCTGTGAGGAGATCGACTATTACAAATCGTATGTCACCTCTGCCGAACAGCAGTTTAACATTCTGCGCGGAAAACCAGAGGTTTCGCCGAGATTTATGACGGCGGTTATTCACAATCTTATAAATTTTGCCGATAAAAACACCGTATACGAGGACGAATACAAGCTCGGCGATATAAACATTGTGCGCTTAAAAACGGGAAATGACACGTCGCTGATACTCTGGGCGGACGAATTAAAGCCGTTTGACTGTCCGGAAAGCGTGAAAAACCTTATCGGCGAAAATACGCTTGTTACCGACTGGGAGGGCAGAAACGCAAACGTTTCCGACATCGGAAAGAAAAGCGAAAATGTGTATTTTATAAAAAATGCCGACGCGTCAAAGATAAATTTTGAGTCGGCTAAAAACGATAAGATTTATAACGGCAGTGTTCTTTACTGCGACTACGAAATGAAAAAGTCGGCGAATGAAAGTTTTACCGCAAAAGGCACAGCGGGCGAAATTTTCGACCATTCGTCGGGCGCGGAAAAACAGGCGGAATTTGTGACCGAAGGCTGGAAGAATGACGGCGCGTCGTTTGCGGTGTCAAGATGCACGGACGGTGTAGATTTTATTATAAAAACCGAAAATCCCGACCCGTATTTTGCATACTACGGTGACGGCATAACGATAGGAATCGACACCTTTGCGAACGGCATAAGAACCGACCTTTCGGAGTTTTCGCTCAAAACGCACGGAACGGAGGATAATATATCCTGTGCGCTTATAAAAACCGAGTCGCCCGAAATCGGCGGAGATTTGCCCGGCGGGTATACTCAAAAAGGCGGTAAGGTCGTAAGATGCAAGCTTTTTGTGACGCATAACGGCGGTGTTACAACTTATAAGGTTCACATAGACGCAAGCGAGCTTTATCCGTGGTATGCCGATAACGGCACGCTTGCGGTTTCGTTTAAAATCAACAACTATGACACAAACGGAAATCTCGTTTCGCAAAATTACTGGGGACAGGGCGAAAGGTATTCTGTCTGGGAGGTTTACAATTTCGGAAGAGTTGCGTTTGAGTGA
- a CDS encoding FAD-dependent oxidoreductase — protein sequence MEDYTVKISRTQKCGVLVAGGGVGGVSAAISASRTGADVMLIESGGCLGGQAGFGIVTPVGSIETISRKSFGGLCREIYDNVSRLTKKYASPKEGFEDLKASPHILKYVLLKTAVEAGVNVRFHTQFIDAECENGKIKSVIVSDKNGFMKISADMFIDATGDGDLIVKSGADYVKGSEKGVYHQLAEEGMDKRHFTDEKMDGGEKSGLMQPVSIFFTMENVDMKKAFEYNNKVYKFGDFGITKEKFKKWEFAGTCGFEITDEKIPLPQGRILVSFGTSNHTAVINMSRVTGIDGTDADSLNDGEIKAQLQVIAIVDFLKTFIPGFENSCLVQSASSLGVRETRRLKGNYVLSGLEAIKAEQNDERIARGSYIIDIHDPNGRKSAFGGDIKGDFYDIPYGTLVTDKVENLLVCGRCISVDHVANSSTRVQGTCIMTGQAAGTAAAMAVTEKVSAPRVDVKKLQKILIDNGVYLD from the coding sequence ATGGAGGATTATACTGTTAAAATTTCACGCACGCAAAAGTGCGGTGTTTTGGTTGCCGGCGGAGGTGTCGGCGGTGTGTCGGCGGCAATTTCGGCATCGCGCACAGGTGCGGACGTTATGCTCATTGAGAGCGGAGGGTGCCTCGGCGGTCAGGCAGGTTTCGGAATTGTAACGCCCGTCGGCTCTATCGAAACGATAAGCCGAAAAAGTTTCGGCGGTCTTTGCAGGGAGATTTACGACAATGTATCGCGCCTTACAAAAAAATACGCGTCCCCAAAAGAGGGTTTTGAGGACCTTAAAGCGTCACCGCATATTTTGAAATATGTTCTTTTGAAAACGGCGGTTGAGGCGGGCGTAAATGTGCGTTTCCATACACAGTTTATTGACGCGGAATGTGAAAACGGCAAAATTAAAAGCGTTATCGTGTCGGACAAAAACGGGTTTATGAAAATTTCTGCCGATATGTTTATCGACGCGACGGGCGACGGCGATTTGATTGTCAAATCGGGCGCGGACTATGTGAAAGGCAGTGAAAAGGGCGTTTATCATCAGCTTGCCGAGGAGGGAATGGACAAGCGCCATTTCACCGACGAGAAAATGGACGGCGGCGAAAAAAGCGGTCTTATGCAACCCGTTTCAATTTTCTTCACAATGGAAAACGTCGATATGAAAAAAGCGTTTGAATACAACAACAAGGTTTATAAGTTCGGCGATTTCGGCATTACGAAAGAAAAATTTAAAAAATGGGAGTTTGCCGGTACGTGCGGATTTGAAATCACCGACGAAAAAATTCCCCTTCCGCAGGGACGTATTCTCGTTTCGTTCGGTACGTCAAATCACACCGCGGTTATAAATATGTCGCGCGTTACAGGCATTGACGGCACCGACGCGGACAGCTTAAACGACGGCGAAATAAAAGCACAGCTTCAGGTGATTGCGATTGTCGATTTTCTAAAAACTTTTATTCCCGGTTTTGAAAACAGCTGCCTTGTGCAGTCGGCAAGCTCGCTCGGCGTGCGCGAAACAAGGCGGTTAAAGGGAAATTACGTTTTGAGCGGTCTTGAGGCGATAAAGGCAGAGCAAAACGACGAAAGAATTGCGCGCGGTTCGTATATTATAGATATTCACGACCCGAACGGCAGAAAATCCGCGTTCGGCGGTGATATAAAAGGAGATTTTTACGATATTCCCTACGGCACGCTTGTTACCGATAAGGTTGAAAATCTTCTTGTCTGCGGACGGTGTATTTCGGTTGACCACGTTGCAAATTCCAGCACGCGCGTGCAGGGCACCTGCATTATGACGGGTCAGGCGGCAGGAACCGCGGCGGCAATGGCGGTTACAGAAAAAGTATCTGCGCCGAGAGTTGACGTTAAAAAACTTCAGAAAATTTTGATTGACAACGGTGTATATTTGGATTGA
- a CDS encoding class I mannose-6-phosphate isomerase has product MIYDNPIFFEKNRVYRAYKGGALLGKFVGDGSGDGNYPEEWIASSVTAENPNPSSEKEGVSITDNGGFYLDDLIGKYPREILGEKRELGVLIKFLDSALRLPVQAHPDKEFSLKYFNSTHGKEESWLILATRPGASVYFGFKDGVTREMFSKAVDQSETDAGAMERLLVKYSVKEGDVIFVPAKTVHAIGPGCLILEVQEPTDFTIQPEHMCGDIRLTEHEMYMGLDKNVCLDCFKYQSTPLIKEKPITISENGNMHREMLIGKNQTENFGINRIILKNSSFTPDVSAGVYVVLSGNGTVTAPDVKRKINRGDYFLLPHSAVGKCVIDGNLTVAECFAQ; this is encoded by the coding sequence ATGATTTACGATAATCCTATATTTTTTGAAAAAAACAGAGTATACAGGGCATACAAAGGCGGTGCGCTTCTGGGAAAATTCGTGGGTGACGGGAGCGGTGACGGAAATTATCCCGAGGAGTGGATAGCCTCCTCCGTAACTGCGGAAAATCCCAATCCGTCATCTGAAAAAGAAGGCGTTTCAATAACCGATAACGGAGGTTTTTATCTTGATGATCTCATCGGCAAATATCCCAGGGAAATACTCGGTGAAAAACGCGAACTCGGAGTTTTAATCAAGTTTTTGGACAGTGCACTGCGTCTGCCTGTTCAGGCACACCCCGACAAGGAATTTTCGCTTAAATATTTTAACAGCACTCACGGAAAAGAAGAAAGCTGGCTTATTCTTGCAACAAGACCCGGTGCGTCGGTGTATTTCGGGTTTAAAGACGGTGTCACAAGAGAAATGTTTTCAAAAGCTGTTGACCAAAGCGAAACAGATGCCGGCGCAATGGAGCGTCTGCTTGTAAAATACAGCGTAAAAGAAGGCGACGTTATATTCGTACCTGCGAAAACCGTCCACGCAATCGGCCCGGGATGCCTTATTCTCGAAGTGCAGGAACCCACCGATTTCACAATTCAGCCTGAACATATGTGCGGTGATATAAGGCTTACCGAACACGAGATGTATATGGGACTTGACAAAAACGTATGCCTTGACTGCTTTAAATACCAAAGCACGCCGCTTATAAAAGAAAAACCGATTACAATAAGCGAAAACGGCAATATGCACCGTGAAATGCTGATAGGAAAAAATCAAACCGAAAACTTCGGAATTAACAGAATTATCTTGAAAAACTCAAGCTTCACTCCCGACGTAAGCGCCGGTGTTTACGTTGTTCTTTCGGGGAACGGCACCGTAACCGCACCCGATGTAAAACGCAAAATAAACAGAGGCGACTATTTTCTTCTTCCGCACAGCGCCGTCGGAAAATGCGTCATTGACGGCAATCTTACGGTTGCGGAATGTTTTGCGCAATAA
- a CDS encoding sedoheptulokinase → MNTIGLDIGTTSICGVRINAESGKSEKTVSAKNDFWIDGAPFERLQDAEKIFDTVLSLANELKDENTAAIGITGQMHGIVYLDKSLRAVSPLFTWQDGRGNLPYKNGTYASFLNSFTGYGNVTHFYNETNKIIPENAVLYCTIHDYAAARLAGRKSPVMHVSDASSLGGFDIKNNKFAVENPFLPETTDTAEKLGEWHGIPVYTAIGDNQASFIGSGCNDGCVLVNIGTGSQVSFSVNEPITADGLETRPLSDGKFIAVGSSLCGGRAYAVLEGFFEKVLKMCGVSQEPLYEKMADEIGETYKTGISFDTRLCGTRKMPEIRGSIKNISTENFTPRDMILGCMHGIANELYCLYKSGGTNCTKLIASGNGIRKNRHLQNITENTFGMKLHIPSLCEEAAAGAAIFAMTGCGIYKNLETAERIIQYDLR, encoded by the coding sequence ATGAATACAATAGGTCTTGACATCGGCACAACAAGCATATGCGGTGTGCGCATAAACGCCGAAAGCGGAAAAAGCGAAAAAACAGTTTCGGCAAAAAACGATTTTTGGATTGACGGCGCGCCGTTTGAAAGGCTTCAGGACGCAGAAAAAATATTTGATACCGTACTGTCGCTGGCAAACGAACTGAAAGACGAAAACACAGCCGCAATCGGCATAACGGGACAAATGCACGGCATTGTGTATCTTGATAAATCGCTCCGCGCGGTAAGTCCGCTCTTCACCTGGCAGGACGGGCGCGGAAATCTGCCGTACAAAAACGGCACATATGCGTCATTTTTAAACTCATTTACAGGATACGGAAATGTTACGCATTTTTACAATGAAACAAATAAAATCATACCCGAAAATGCGGTTTTGTACTGCACAATTCACGATTATGCCGCCGCGCGCCTTGCCGGCAGAAAATCGCCCGTTATGCACGTTTCGGATGCGTCGAGCCTCGGCGGATTTGACATAAAAAACAATAAGTTTGCCGTCGAAAATCCGTTTTTGCCCGAAACAACCGACACTGCGGAAAAACTCGGCGAATGGCACGGCATACCCGTTTATACGGCAATCGGTGACAACCAGGCAAGCTTTATCGGTTCGGGGTGCAATGACGGGTGCGTTTTGGTTAATATAGGAACAGGGAGTCAGGTTTCGTTTTCGGTAAACGAACCGATAACAGCCGACGGACTCGAAACGCGTCCGTTATCTGACGGAAAGTTCATAGCAGTCGGAAGTTCGCTTTGCGGCGGCAGAGCATATGCTGTGCTTGAAGGTTTTTTTGAAAAGGTTTTAAAAATGTGCGGTGTATCTCAAGAACCGCTTTACGAAAAAATGGCAGACGAAATCGGCGAAACGTATAAAACCGGCATTTCTTTTGACACAAGGCTTTGCGGAACGCGCAAAATGCCCGAAATCCGCGGAAGCATCAAAAATATATCAACAGAAAACTTTACACCGCGCGATATGATTTTGGGCTGTATGCACGGCATTGCAAACGAGCTTTACTGCCTTTACAAATCGGGCGGAACAAACTGCACAAAACTTATCGCAAGCGGAAACGGCATAAGAAAAAACAGGCATCTGCAAAACATAACCGAAAACACATTCGGTATGAAGCTTCACATTCCGTCGCTGTGCGAGGAGGCGGCGGCAGGCGCGGCAATTTTTGCAATGACAGGGTGCGGAATATACAAAAATTTGGAAACGGCAGAAAGGATAATACAGTATGATTTACGATAA
- a CDS encoding pyruvate formate lyase family protein — protein MFKFKKGELTDMAKALFAQERAIKRLDGWFIAQETIMKTSGKYKSKEIDKANTLLETVKILPLSVSENNIFVGTQRDSFARSYALINPSFKVEEFNGDCDPTAVFNDIEPNKEFTSERIQTVRQYMQNTDYVKTLSEVYKKYESDTKEVAYFIEQVTGHLIPDFRYALKHGVLKMIDGIKDKEGDGCRAMELALQSVIVLADRYREILENQLKDAPQNRANQLEYMIKTLERVPRRGARGLFEAIQMFILLWQVMCLEQAPNPFAFSVGNADRIFAPYYDTDRETATELFEHFLVFFNVADRSWAISQNIILGGRDIDGSDLTNEVTYAIMDAYYNMNLPQPILSVKLHKNTPKEFYENMGKFLFTPGVLTPSFFNDDSLFEILKSHGVDSEDLPDISIAGCQEPLIMGKDNGNTTNSWLNLPKILELTITGGVSLVTGEKLADIKKAPLENIKEEFFKNTKYFAERMADAANGASKAVSHLRVPFLSCFMGGFENGIDVRDTKHQGTKYNGSGCLIHGISVAADSIVAIRHMLNERPNDKDRLEQALKADFKGFDDLHGYLCKCPKYGNFINEADNETAEVANMAADTVASLKNYLGNSFRPDFSSPSTHLLYGYWVGATPDGRHSREMLGYGVDPLYGDASNGMGYRVLSSFGLPYEKMNGGYASHFGVDPNYFKGNTFEKKGAEFGERIIKPLFFNEMKKGISPFYLYVNVTTPQTLRKVLENPKKYAPSGVYIMRIHGTFVNFLDLSPAIQQDIIKRLDPCSASL, from the coding sequence ATGTTTAAATTTAAAAAAGGCGAGCTTACCGATATGGCAAAAGCTCTCTTTGCACAGGAGCGCGCAATAAAAAGGCTTGACGGCTGGTTTATTGCACAGGAAACAATAATGAAAACTTCGGGAAAGTATAAATCAAAGGAAATCGACAAGGCGAACACCCTATTGGAAACAGTGAAAATTCTTCCGCTTTCGGTAAGCGAAAACAACATCTTTGTCGGCACACAGCGTGACAGTTTTGCAAGAAGCTATGCACTTATCAACCCGAGTTTTAAGGTTGAAGAATTTAACGGCGACTGTGACCCGACTGCGGTTTTCAATGACATTGAGCCGAATAAAGAATTTACATCGGAACGGATACAAACGGTAAGACAGTATATGCAAAACACCGATTATGTAAAAACATTGTCCGAGGTTTATAAAAAATATGAAAGCGACACAAAAGAGGTTGCATATTTTATTGAACAGGTTACGGGACATCTTATACCCGATTTCCGTTATGCGTTAAAGCACGGCGTATTAAAAATGATTGACGGAATAAAAGACAAAGAGGGCGACGGCTGCCGCGCTATGGAGCTCGCCCTTCAGAGCGTAATCGTTCTTGCGGACAGATACCGTGAAATTTTGGAAAATCAGCTTAAAGACGCACCGCAAAACAGAGCAAATCAGCTTGAATATATGATAAAAACTTTGGAGCGTGTTCCGCGCCGCGGCGCAAGAGGACTGTTTGAGGCAATACAAATGTTCATTCTTCTGTGGCAGGTGATGTGTCTTGAACAGGCGCCGAACCCGTTTGCGTTTTCGGTCGGCAATGCGGACAGAATTTTTGCGCCTTATTACGACACCGACAGAGAAACAGCGACAGAACTTTTCGAGCATTTTCTGGTCTTTTTCAACGTTGCGGACAGAAGTTGGGCAATTTCGCAAAATATCATTCTCGGCGGACGCGATATTGACGGCAGCGACCTTACAAACGAGGTTACATACGCAATTATGGACGCATATTACAATATGAATTTGCCGCAGCCGATTTTGTCGGTAAAGCTTCACAAAAACACCCCGAAGGAATTTTATGAAAATATGGGGAAATTTCTGTTTACCCCCGGCGTTCTCACTCCGTCGTTTTTCAACGACGACTCGTTGTTTGAGATTTTGAAAAGCCACGGGGTCGACAGTGAAGATTTACCCGATATTTCAATAGCCGGGTGCCAGGAACCGCTTATAATGGGAAAAGATAACGGCAACACAACAAACAGCTGGCTTAATCTGCCGAAAATTTTAGAGCTTACAATAACCGGCGGTGTTTCGCTTGTAACAGGCGAAAAGCTTGCCGACATCAAAAAGGCGCCTCTCGAAAATATAAAAGAGGAGTTTTTTAAAAACACAAAATATTTTGCAGAGCGTATGGCAGACGCCGCAAACGGTGCGTCGAAAGCAGTTTCGCACCTCCGCGTGCCGTTTCTGTCTTGCTTTATGGGCGGTTTTGAAAACGGCATTGACGTCCGCGACACAAAACATCAAGGTACAAAATACAACGGAAGCGGCTGCCTTATTCACGGCATAAGCGTCGCTGCTGACAGCATTGTTGCGATAAGGCATATGTTAAACGAAAGACCGAATGACAAAGACAGACTTGAACAAGCGTTAAAAGCTGATTTTAAAGGCTTTGACGATTTGCACGGCTATCTTTGCAAATGTCCGAAATACGGCAACTTCATCAATGAGGCAGACAACGAAACCGCCGAGGTTGCAAATATGGCGGCAGATACCGTTGCAAGCCTTAAAAATTATCTCGGAAACAGTTTCAGACCCGACTTTTCCAGCCCGTCAACGCATCTGCTGTACGGATATTGGGTAGGCGCAACTCCCGACGGCAGACACAGCCGCGAAATGCTCGGATACGGTGTCGACCCGCTTTACGGCGACGCGTCCAACGGTATGGGTTACCGCGTTTTGTCATCTTTCGGCTTGCCGTACGAAAAAATGAACGGCGGTTATGCGTCGCACTTCGGTGTTGACCCTAACTATTTTAAAGGAAATACATTTGAGAAAAAAGGTGCGGAATTCGGCGAAAGAATTATAAAACCGCTGTTTTTCAACGAAATGAAAAAGGGCATTTCACCGTTCTACCTATACGTCAACGTGACAACTCCGCAGACGTTGAGAAAGGTGCTTGAAAACCCGAAAAAATATGCGCCAAGCGGTGTTTACATAATGAGAATACACGGAACTTTTGTAAACTTTCTCGACTTATCCCCGGCAATACAGCAGGATATAATAAAGCGCCTTGACCCGTGCTCGGCGTCGCTTTAA
- a CDS encoding radical SAM protein, producing the protein MNKKLNCLTNYIFIFKKGFNFSQDGPGNRLVYHLQGCNFKCKWCTNPESMAFPGENSIKYQVGELVDEAVKCRPMFFEGGGVTLTGGEPTYQFENVLCLLKALKKEKINTAIETNGSHKHLFKLIPYIDNLIMDFKHFDEDTHILYTGHSLKQTKENLKMLSEQKIKVLIRTPVISGINADPYGFANYFSALDCKSFSFELLPYHEFGKAKWREKYEIQNGFITKETLDKFKEVYANCGLNVINT; encoded by the coding sequence TTGAACAAAAAGTTAAATTGTTTAACTAATTATATTTTTATTTTTAAAAAAGGCTTTAATTTCTCACAGGACGGTCCTGGGAACAGACTTGTTTATCATTTGCAGGGCTGTAATTTCAAGTGCAAGTGGTGCACAAATCCCGAAAGTATGGCTTTTCCGGGTGAAAACAGCATTAAATACCAAGTAGGCGAGCTTGTTGACGAGGCAGTAAAATGCCGTCCTATGTTTTTTGAAGGCGGAGGTGTTACGCTGACCGGAGGCGAACCCACATATCAGTTTGAAAATGTGCTGTGCCTTTTAAAAGCGTTAAAAAAAGAAAAAATCAACACCGCTATAGAAACAAACGGTTCACATAAGCATCTTTTCAAGCTTATCCCCTACATTGATAATCTGATAATGGATTTTAAGCATTTCGACGAGGACACACACATTTTATACACAGGTCATTCACTGAAACAGACCAAGGAAAACCTAAAAATGCTGTCGGAACAAAAAATAAAGGTGCTGATACGCACTCCCGTTATCAGCGGCATAAATGCCGACCCTTACGGCTTTGCAAACTATTTTTCGGCGCTTGACTGCAAAAGTTTTTCGTTTGAACTTCTGCCCTATCACGAATTCGGCAAAGCCAAATGGCGCGAAAAATACGAAATTCAAAACGGATTTATAACCAAAGAAACATTGGATAAATTTAAAGAAGTATATGCAAACTGCGGTCTTAATGTAATCAATACATAG